Below is a window of Candidatus Paceibacter sp. DNA.
TTTATCTGATAAAATATTTTTATGAAAAAAGTAATAATTTATTCCACGCCGACGTGCGTTTATTGCCGGATGGCGAAGGATTTTTTGACGGAGAAGAACATCCCGTTTACCGACTATGATTTGACCAAAGATATAGCGATGCGGGACGAAGTCATCAAAAAAACCGGCCAAATGGCCGTGCCGGTGATAGAGGTGGATGGGGAAATGATGATAGGCTTTGACAAAGAGCAGTTGTCAAAAATGCTGGGA
It encodes the following:
- a CDS encoding glutathione S-transferase N-terminal domain-containing protein produces the protein MKKVIIYSTPTCVYCRMAKDFLTEKNIPFTDYDLTKDIAMRDEVIKKTGQMAVPVIEVDGEMMIGFDKEQLSKMLGM